Proteins from a single region of Pseudomonas sp. BSw22131:
- the ubiG gene encoding bifunctional 2-polyprenyl-6-hydroxyphenol methylase/3-demethylubiquinol 3-O-methyltransferase UbiG, with product MSNVDHAEIAKFEALAHRWWDRNSEFKPLHDINPLRVNWIDERVNLAGKKVLDVGCGGGILSEAMALRGATVMGIDMGEAPLAVAQLHQLESGVSVEYRQITAEALAEEMPEQFDVVTCLEMLEHVPDPSSVIRACYKMVKPGGQVFFSTINRNPKAYLFAIIGAEYIMNLLPRGTHDFKKFIRPSELGAWSRSAGLNVKDIIGLTYNPLTKHYKLASDVDVNYMVQTLREA from the coding sequence ATGAGCAACGTCGACCACGCCGAAATCGCAAAATTCGAAGCCCTGGCCCATCGCTGGTGGGACCGCAACAGCGAATTCAAGCCGCTGCACGATATCAATCCATTGCGCGTCAACTGGATCGACGAGCGAGTCAATCTGGCTGGCAAGAAGGTGCTGGATGTCGGCTGCGGTGGCGGAATTCTAAGCGAGGCAATGGCCTTGCGCGGTGCGACGGTGATGGGGATCGACATGGGCGAGGCGCCGCTGGCCGTCGCGCAGTTGCACCAGCTCGAATCCGGCGTCAGCGTGGAATACCGTCAGATCACAGCTGAAGCGCTGGCCGAGGAAATGCCCGAGCAGTTCGACGTCGTCACGTGCCTTGAGATGCTCGAACACGTGCCCGATCCTTCGTCGGTGATCCGCGCTTGCTACAAGATGGTAAAGCCAGGCGGCCAAGTATTTTTCTCCACCATCAACCGCAACCCGAAAGCGTATCTGTTCGCCATTATCGGCGCCGAATACATCATGAACCTGTTGCCACGCGGCACTCATGACTTCAAGAAATTCATCCGCCCGTCAGAGCTCGGCGCCTGGAGCCGCAGCGCCGGCCTCAACGTCAAGGACATCATCGGCCTGACGTACAATCCGCTGACCAAGCATTACAAGCTGGCTTCTGATGTTGACGTCAACTACATGGTCCAGACGTTGCGGGAGGCCTGA